A window of Phycobacter azelaicus contains these coding sequences:
- a CDS encoding PKD domain-containing protein, with amino-acid sequence MTVKSRRTFWSALVGLGLWGLACAGAVEAQGGSAQQALIVVYGKAAPSREGDVDNRERIFFSVPSDQADRLFLRLLDPETFGEGDFSYGGTADSVTAFRLFGGAGSYSEVDLPALVEDGARVTRGLVKETPVPPGRLLREREFGNDRSTDGRWVTLTAVQARQGEIIDGRAYFRLDVIGSGGNDGNGFSLALSLARDRNIAPEGLEMFSYRPTVRWPGNSPPTELWFAAAPDAGPLTVQSFDGANGDLKLVTQYEDQSVRISGQDVWVSDRIKPRYAGDGEQMALALSGGFELPNDVTLAVFDDSGAPLRLGMPPRISLVPRRPVAVASASPLADCRAVGFDASLSEGRVPLSFMWDFGDGAMAYNAAAVHRYKEPGRYTARLRVLEPGARPGRGTSLDLPVHVRNAPVAVPGDDILVAPGETVSFDGSASQPSDSPIVRHRWSLGDGTSAEGAKVSHVYDRPGTYRAVLRVADDMEHPCNFGVATRLVFVNAGPVAEAGGDQISTIGQALRFSAAASYDVDGDITRYSWDMGDGTVLEGAEVSHVYDRSGSFRVSLRVTDDSGASNQIATDALRVDVNMPPEPRFTIPDRPISVSEVARFDAVQSTDEDGQILSFIWDFGDGTMGEGVTASYAWSEPGTYEVTLLVEDDSGTASALQSLTRVVRVDAAPVANAGPDQFVTASEVAFDGTASVDSDGEVIEWLWDFGDGSTGQGPMPRHAYKRAGVYDVALKVRDDSTAPRNTDRDTMRVIINAAPIADAGPPQTVAPGDEVVLSGRASVDPDGQVARYRWQFPDGSVKDGERVAHVFDEPGLYAVRLSIEDDFAAQPARDDSEVLITVNAPPVAIAGPDRLVAPGATVAFDARQSFDRDGGLASYRWEFDDLGSPLDAAQVERAYVAPGVWSVQLVVTDEAGVANSTAVDGLTVRVNHPPIADAGPEIETEQTYVTFDGGASSDGDGDALMYEWDFGDDTPRRKGEQVTHVFPGPGVYPVTLWVDDGTGLNNARSVSATRVTIRARPLANAGGNREVCSGEPILFDASGSRDPDGGLLLYAWDFGDGDTSDLINPSKTYENPGVYPVTLTVRNETGSTYGSAVDRIAAVVREGPIAAAGPDRTVCTNQPVRFDGTQSTDADGAVNAFAWTFGDGGSGSGATPEYRFTSPGTYTVTLTISGDARNSCSPLDTDTAEVIVVAAPEPVILAPDRGGVNEQLSFAAEIRNLAEESVTALTWDFGDGTTATGAEVSHRFAKAGRYPVVLTLALEGGTKGCDVLMTTREITINAPPMAVFEAPLQVSVGEDFRLDAGGSADSDGAITGFEWDFGDGRSNDGVLASHRYEEAGTYKVRLKVTDDAGVSNSTSVAVQQITANPRPFAGLALERAVCPGEPITWQIPLASSETASWLFDRTTVANGAKVSHAFDTPGSFPVSLTLTDGSDLIGATRREEVHVRVNDAPTAMAGPDRLACPGDMLRFDAGASADLDGNLIEWIWTFSDGTVLEGAQVERAFDSPGAGTVTLSVRDDSGASECDTGMDTAQILINAPPLVEAGPDREVLVGAAHDVVSFDASDVQDPEGQGVRLTWAFGDGARASGAVTRHRYASPGDYTVTLEGRDATGLACGVARDTAQITAVARP; translated from the coding sequence ATGACTGTGAAGAGTCGCAGAACGTTTTGGTCTGCTTTGGTGGGGCTTGGCCTTTGGGGCTTGGCTTGCGCTGGTGCGGTTGAGGCGCAGGGGGGCAGCGCGCAACAGGCATTGATCGTGGTCTACGGGAAGGCGGCCCCAAGCCGCGAGGGCGATGTCGACAACAGGGAGCGGATCTTCTTTAGCGTTCCCAGCGACCAGGCGGATCGGCTCTTTTTGCGCCTTCTCGATCCCGAAACTTTCGGGGAAGGTGATTTTTCCTACGGTGGTACAGCCGACAGCGTGACCGCTTTTCGCCTGTTTGGTGGAGCAGGTAGCTATTCGGAGGTGGACCTGCCTGCTTTGGTTGAAGATGGAGCGCGGGTCACGCGGGGACTGGTCAAAGAGACCCCGGTCCCGCCGGGGCGGTTGCTGCGCGAAAGAGAATTTGGAAATGATCGATCCACAGATGGCCGCTGGGTGACGCTGACGGCCGTGCAGGCCCGTCAGGGCGAAATCATTGACGGGCGGGCCTACTTTCGCCTCGACGTGATCGGTTCCGGGGGGAATGACGGCAATGGGTTCTCACTGGCCTTGAGCCTTGCGCGTGATCGCAACATCGCACCTGAGGGGCTAGAGATGTTTTCCTACCGGCCAACCGTGCGCTGGCCCGGAAACAGCCCCCCAACCGAGTTGTGGTTCGCGGCTGCGCCCGATGCTGGCCCGCTGACGGTACAGAGCTTTGATGGGGCCAATGGGGATCTGAAGCTGGTCACGCAGTATGAAGACCAGAGCGTCCGGATCTCGGGACAGGACGTCTGGGTATCTGACAGGATCAAGCCGCGCTATGCGGGCGATGGCGAACAGATGGCGCTGGCTCTCTCGGGGGGATTTGAGCTGCCAAATGACGTCACACTGGCTGTCTTCGACGATAGCGGCGCACCGCTGCGACTTGGCATGCCGCCGCGGATTTCGCTTGTTCCTCGCAGACCTGTTGCGGTGGCAAGCGCGAGCCCGCTTGCGGATTGTCGCGCAGTCGGATTTGACGCCAGTCTGTCGGAGGGGCGCGTGCCGCTTTCATTTATGTGGGATTTTGGCGATGGTGCCATGGCATACAATGCTGCTGCCGTCCATCGCTACAAGGAACCGGGGCGCTACACTGCACGCCTGAGGGTGTTGGAGCCTGGAGCGCGTCCAGGCCGCGGTACAAGCCTTGATTTGCCCGTACACGTGCGCAATGCGCCTGTCGCGGTTCCGGGGGACGACATTCTTGTTGCTCCCGGCGAGACCGTGAGCTTTGACGGTAGCGCTTCGCAACCCTCGGACAGTCCGATTGTTCGACACCGCTGGAGCCTTGGTGACGGAACATCAGCCGAGGGCGCCAAGGTGTCTCATGTCTACGACCGACCGGGCACCTACCGAGCGGTCTTGCGGGTGGCAGATGACATGGAGCATCCCTGCAACTTCGGTGTCGCAACACGGCTGGTGTTCGTCAATGCCGGCCCTGTCGCCGAGGCAGGCGGTGATCAGATCAGCACAATTGGGCAGGCTTTACGGTTCTCTGCGGCGGCCAGCTATGACGTCGACGGTGACATCACTCGGTATTCCTGGGATATGGGCGACGGTACGGTTCTGGAAGGAGCCGAAGTTAGCCATGTCTATGACCGTTCGGGTTCCTTTCGTGTCTCGCTGCGCGTGACGGATGACAGTGGCGCTTCAAATCAAATCGCGACAGACGCACTGCGTGTCGATGTGAACATGCCGCCGGAGCCCCGTTTCACGATACCTGATCGGCCGATATCGGTTTCCGAAGTTGCCCGGTTTGACGCAGTTCAAAGTACAGATGAGGATGGGCAGATCCTGTCCTTCATCTGGGATTTCGGTGATGGGACGATGGGCGAAGGTGTGACTGCCAGCTATGCTTGGTCTGAGCCCGGAACCTATGAGGTCACGCTGCTGGTCGAGGATGACAGTGGGACGGCCTCTGCCTTGCAATCGCTGACCCGTGTGGTGCGGGTGGATGCGGCACCGGTGGCAAATGCCGGGCCGGACCAGTTTGTGACGGCTAGCGAGGTTGCCTTTGATGGCACGGCGTCGGTGGATTCCGATGGTGAGGTGATCGAATGGCTGTGGGATTTTGGCGACGGTAGCACGGGGCAGGGGCCAATGCCCCGCCACGCTTATAAACGGGCCGGTGTTTATGACGTTGCGCTGAAGGTGCGCGATGACAGCACGGCCCCGCGCAACACCGACCGGGACACCATGCGGGTCATCATAAATGCTGCGCCGATCGCCGACGCGGGTCCGCCGCAAACCGTGGCTCCCGGAGATGAGGTCGTCCTGTCGGGCCGTGCCTCGGTCGATCCGGACGGACAGGTAGCCCGCTATCGTTGGCAGTTCCCGGATGGCAGCGTGAAGGACGGGGAGCGCGTGGCGCATGTTTTCGATGAACCGGGCCTTTATGCGGTGCGCCTCAGCATCGAAGACGATTTTGCCGCGCAGCCCGCACGCGATGATAGCGAGGTTCTGATTACGGTAAATGCGCCACCCGTGGCCATTGCCGGGCCAGACAGGCTGGTGGCGCCGGGGGCAACCGTTGCGTTCGATGCCCGGCAAAGCTTTGACAGGGATGGTGGACTGGCATCCTACCGCTGGGAGTTCGACGATCTGGGAAGCCCACTTGACGCCGCCCAAGTGGAGCGCGCCTATGTCGCGCCGGGCGTTTGGTCGGTTCAACTGGTGGTCACGGATGAAGCCGGTGTGGCCAACAGCACTGCGGTCGACGGCCTGACTGTTCGGGTCAATCATCCCCCTATCGCTGATGCAGGCCCAGAAATCGAGACCGAGCAGACATATGTCACCTTTGATGGCGGCGCCTCAAGCGACGGGGATGGCGACGCCTTGATGTATGAATGGGATTTTGGTGACGATACCCCCCGTCGAAAGGGCGAGCAAGTCACCCATGTCTTTCCCGGACCGGGCGTCTATCCGGTTACGCTATGGGTGGACGATGGAACAGGGCTTAACAATGCGCGCTCTGTTTCTGCAACGCGCGTTACCATCCGCGCAAGACCGCTTGCAAATGCGGGCGGCAACCGTGAGGTCTGCTCGGGAGAACCGATCCTGTTTGACGCCTCAGGCAGCCGCGACCCGGATGGCGGGCTGTTGCTTTATGCCTGGGATTTTGGGGACGGGGATACTTCGGATTTGATAAATCCAAGCAAAACCTATGAAAACCCGGGCGTCTATCCTGTTACTCTGACCGTGCGCAATGAAACTGGGAGCACATACGGCAGCGCGGTGGACCGGATCGCAGCTGTGGTGCGGGAGGGGCCTATTGCCGCAGCCGGGCCAGACAGAACCGTTTGCACCAACCAGCCGGTGCGTTTTGACGGCACGCAGTCGACCGATGCGGACGGGGCCGTGAATGCCTTTGCCTGGACCTTCGGCGACGGCGGAAGCGGCAGCGGCGCTACGCCCGAATACCGATTCACAAGTCCTGGGACTTACACGGTGACCCTCACGATCTCTGGTGATGCCAGAAACAGCTGCAGCCCGCTTGATACCGATACGGCCGAGGTAATTGTCGTCGCCGCGCCCGAGCCGGTGATCTTGGCGCCAGATCGTGGGGGGGTGAACGAACAGCTGAGCTTTGCTGCTGAGATCCGCAACCTCGCAGAGGAAAGCGTTACAGCGCTGACCTGGGATTTTGGAGATGGCACCACCGCAACGGGCGCCGAGGTCTCGCACCGTTTTGCCAAAGCGGGGCGCTATCCGGTGGTGCTGACCCTCGCATTGGAGGGAGGCACAAAAGGTTGTGATGTCCTGATGACAACGCGCGAGATCACCATCAATGCGCCGCCCATGGCTGTTTTTGAGGCGCCGTTGCAGGTCTCTGTAGGTGAAGACTTTCGCCTGGATGCAGGGGGCAGTGCGGACTCTGATGGAGCTATCACAGGCTTTGAATGGGATTTCGGCGATGGGCGCAGTAACGATGGCGTACTTGCCTCTCATCGTTATGAAGAGGCAGGTACCTACAAGGTGCGCCTGAAGGTGACGGATGACGCGGGAGTTTCCAATAGCACTTCGGTCGCAGTGCAGCAGATCACGGCGAACCCGCGCCCCTTTGCAGGGCTTGCTCTGGAGAGAGCGGTTTGCCCCGGTGAGCCGATAACCTGGCAAATCCCGCTGGCTAGCTCTGAAACGGCCAGCTGGCTTTTTGATCGGACCACGGTGGCCAATGGCGCCAAGGTCAGCCACGCGTTCGACACACCCGGCAGTTTTCCGGTGTCGCTGACGCTGACGGATGGCTCGGATCTGATCGGCGCAACGCGGCGCGAAGAGGTCCATGTGCGCGTCAATGATGCCCCCACTGCCATGGCTGGACCGGACCGTCTTGCCTGCCCTGGAGACATGCTGCGTTTTGATGCTGGGGCCTCAGCCGATCTGGATGGGAACCTTATTGAATGGATCTGGACGTTCAGCGATGGGACGGTGCTTGAAGGAGCACAGGTGGAGCGTGCCTTTGACAGTCCCGGCGCAGGAACCGTAACCCTTTCGGTGCGCGATGATAGCGGCGCTTCCGAGTGTGATACGGGGATGGACACGGCCCAGATCCTGATCAATGCACCACCGCTGGTGGAGGCGGGACCGGATCGAGAGGTTCTGGTGGGGGCTGCCCATGATGTCGTATCGTTTGATGCCTCCGATGTGCAGGATCCGGAAGGGCAGGGTGTGCGGCTGACCTGGGCTTTTGGCGACGGCGCGCGCGCAAGCGGTGCTGTGACGCGTCATCGGTACGCAAGCCCCGGAGACTATACCGTGACACTCGAGGGGCGTGATGCCACCGGCCTTGCTTGTGGCGTTGCGCGCGATACAGCGCAGATCACCGCGGTGGCGCGGCCATGA
- a CDS encoding ABC transporter substrate-binding protein, translated as MRRYLLSAAAVCAVVAGQAAYADEAAAKKWINEEFQPSALTKDEQLSEMQWFIQAAEPYKGMEINVLSEGIPTHSYESEVLTKAFEEITGIKVNHQILGEGEVVQAVQTQMQTKRNLYDAYVNDSDLIGTHSRLQLAYNLTDMMAGDFASVTNPGLDLADFMGTQFTTGPDGDLYQLPDQQFANLYWFRKDWFDREDLQAAFKAKYGYDLGVPVNWSAYEDIAEFFSEDVKNIDGVDIYGHMDYGKRAPDLGWRMTDAWLSMAGAGSKGEPNGVPIDEWGIRMEAGSCNPAGASVTRGGAANGPAAVYAIRKWDEWLRKYAPPGAASYDFYQSLPALAQGNVAQQIFWYTAFTADMVKPKSEGNNTVDESGTPLWRMAPSPHGPYWEEGQKVGYQDVGSWTFLKSTPLDRAQAAWLYAQFVVSKTVDVKKSHVGLTFIRDSSVNHESFTERAPKLGGLVEFYRSPDRVAWSPTGVNVPDYPKLAQIWWQQIGDVNSGAFTPQEAMDRLAEEMDITMARMQRADEQANVYGGCGPRLNEEKDAEWWFANGGAKPKLENEKPQGQTVNYDELVARWAKQ; from the coding sequence ATGCGCAGGTATCTTTTGTCCGCAGCAGCGGTTTGCGCCGTGGTTGCGGGACAGGCAGCCTATGCCGATGAGGCCGCTGCCAAGAAATGGATCAATGAGGAATTCCAGCCCTCGGCTTTGACCAAAGACGAACAGCTGTCGGAAATGCAGTGGTTCATTCAGGCAGCCGAGCCCTACAAGGGTATGGAGATCAACGTGCTGTCCGAGGGCATCCCCACGCACAGCTATGAATCCGAAGTGCTGACCAAGGCCTTTGAGGAGATCACCGGGATCAAGGTGAATCACCAGATCCTCGGCGAAGGTGAGGTTGTGCAGGCGGTTCAGACCCAGATGCAGACCAAGCGGAACCTCTATGACGCCTATGTCAACGATTCCGACCTGATCGGCACCCACTCGCGCCTACAGCTGGCCTACAACTTGACCGACATGATGGCGGGCGATTTTGCCAGCGTGACAAACCCGGGCCTGGATCTGGCTGACTTCATGGGCACCCAGTTCACCACGGGTCCCGATGGAGACCTCTATCAGCTGCCTGACCAGCAGTTCGCGAACCTCTACTGGTTCCGCAAGGACTGGTTCGACCGCGAAGACCTGCAAGCGGCCTTCAAGGCGAAGTACGGCTATGATCTGGGTGTGCCGGTCAACTGGTCCGCCTATGAGGACATCGCCGAGTTCTTCTCGGAAGACGTGAAAAACATCGATGGCGTCGATATCTATGGCCACATGGACTACGGCAAGCGCGCACCCGACCTTGGCTGGCGCATGACCGATGCCTGGCTGTCGATGGCGGGTGCCGGCTCCAAGGGTGAGCCGAACGGTGTCCCGATCGACGAATGGGGCATCCGCATGGAAGCGGGCAGCTGTAACCCGGCTGGCGCAAGCGTCACCCGTGGTGGTGCAGCAAACGGCCCGGCGGCGGTCTATGCGATCCGCAAGTGGGACGAATGGCTGCGCAAATATGCGCCTCCCGGTGCGGCGTCTTATGACTTCTACCAGTCCCTGCCCGCCCTGGCGCAAGGCAACGTCGCCCAGCAGATCTTCTGGTACACCGCCTTTACCGCCGACATGGTAAAGCCGAAATCCGAAGGCAACAACACCGTCGATGAAAGCGGCACCCCGCTGTGGCGCATGGCGCCTTCGCCGCATGGTCCTTACTGGGAAGAAGGCCAGAAGGTGGGCTATCAGGACGTTGGCTCCTGGACCTTCCTCAAGTCCACGCCGCTGGACCGCGCACAGGCTGCATGGCTCTATGCGCAGTTCGTGGTCTCCAAGACCGTGGACGTGAAGAAATCCCATGTGGGTCTCACCTTCATCCGCGACAGCTCGGTCAACCACGAGAGCTTTACCGAGCGTGCGCCGAAGCTGGGTGGCCTGGTGGAATTCTACCGCTCGCCCGACCGCGTGGCATGGTCGCCCACCGGCGTGAACGTGCCGGATTATCCGAAGCTGGCGCAAATCTGGTGGCAGCAGATCGGCGACGTGAACTCCGGCGCCTTCACCCCGCAGGAAGCCATGGATCGCCTCGCCGAGGAAATGGACATCACCATGGCCCGGATGCAGCGCGCAGACGAGCAGGCGAATGTCTACGGTGGCTGCGGCCCGCGTCTGAACGAGGAAAAGGACGCCGAGTGGTGGTTCGCCAATGGCGGCGCCAAGCCGAAGCTGGAGAACGAAAAGCCGCAAGGCCAGACCGTCAACTATGACGAACTGGTTGCCCGCTGGGCCAAGCAGTAA
- a CDS encoding adenylate/guanylate cyclase domain-containing protein gives MTRLRFPLRAKFFLFAVLLAVGPLILVAQNISRLTRDELKSAANEDLTSVAAELRTSFDNTFQGRWLTPLMVIRNGVDSPDLDIAQKVSLLTLGLQELPQVAALQLSVAGSDLPILVTNSKYSGRVIAAGLDPVEVLSTPADLITSISGTGQFGRPVISYMPEIDTWMATLVLPLNTYIAGREVTMAAKIDLDLLAQMVASHPFAQRGVIAIVDHAGRLVLTDQPRVIADRQIVASAMPLIVAGARADALQPYVRPDGEAVLGAYAFPSHFPWAVITELSEDNAYAVVNALTWQIAKVGLVGLVLAAMGAFFMSQGLTGPILKIGAVAQKVGQGDFAVRVRGVRSRDEIGQLAREVDQMIAHLAERLELMKFVSHSTMSAIRKAEDSGMRRGGERRRVSVIFTDIRGYTSFSESVPPETVVEVLNRYFDVQAGLVNKYGGDVDKFIGDALVAVFEGERMEERAVAASVEIIADLQKLLSVYPEYNLHVGIGVASGEVVMGATGARDRMDFTVLGSTVNLSARLCSKAASDQVLVDEASQNAASISGRFRFEPLPAVSLKGYAEPVPVFAANLRVPVRA, from the coding sequence ATGACGCGCCTTCGCTTTCCCCTGCGCGCCAAGTTCTTTCTCTTTGCGGTTCTGCTGGCAGTGGGACCGCTCATCCTCGTGGCCCAGAACATCAGTCGCCTCACAAGGGATGAGCTCAAGAGTGCCGCAAACGAAGATCTGACCTCGGTGGCCGCCGAACTGCGCACGAGCTTTGATAATACGTTTCAGGGGCGCTGGCTGACCCCTTTGATGGTAATACGCAACGGCGTGGATAGTCCCGATCTGGATATTGCGCAGAAGGTATCCTTGTTAACGCTCGGCTTGCAGGAGCTGCCACAAGTGGCGGCGCTTCAGCTCTCTGTTGCCGGGTCTGACCTGCCAATCCTTGTCACAAATTCCAAGTACAGCGGCAGGGTGATCGCTGCTGGCCTCGACCCTGTTGAGGTGCTTTCGACACCCGCGGATCTGATCACCTCTATTTCTGGAACAGGTCAGTTCGGCAGGCCGGTGATCAGCTATATGCCTGAAATCGACACCTGGATGGCTACGCTTGTATTGCCGCTCAACACCTATATCGCGGGGCGGGAGGTGACCATGGCCGCCAAGATCGATCTCGACCTTCTGGCACAGATGGTGGCCTCACATCCCTTTGCGCAGCGCGGTGTGATTGCCATTGTTGATCACGCCGGACGGTTGGTGCTAACCGATCAGCCCCGGGTCATTGCGGACCGACAGATCGTCGCCAGCGCCATGCCGTTGATCGTGGCGGGAGCGCGGGCCGATGCCCTGCAACCCTATGTGCGCCCGGATGGCGAGGCAGTTCTTGGCGCCTATGCCTTTCCCTCGCACTTTCCCTGGGCGGTGATCACCGAACTCAGCGAAGACAATGCCTACGCAGTGGTGAATGCACTGACATGGCAGATCGCCAAAGTGGGGCTGGTCGGGCTAGTGCTGGCCGCCATGGGAGCGTTCTTCATGTCGCAAGGCCTGACCGGACCCATTCTGAAAATCGGCGCCGTCGCGCAAAAGGTGGGGCAGGGGGATTTTGCCGTTCGGGTCAGAGGTGTGAGGAGCCGTGATGAGATCGGGCAGCTGGCGCGGGAGGTGGACCAGATGATCGCCCATCTGGCCGAGCGTCTAGAACTGATGAAGTTTGTCTCTCACAGCACCATGTCCGCCATTCGGAAGGCCGAGGACAGTGGAATGCGGCGCGGCGGTGAGCGGCGGCGTGTTTCGGTCATCTTCACCGACATTCGCGGCTATACCTCCTTTTCCGAAAGCGTGCCGCCGGAAACCGTGGTCGAGGTACTGAACCGCTACTTTGACGTGCAGGCGGGGCTGGTCAACAAATACGGGGGCGATGTGGACAAATTTATTGGGGATGCGCTGGTTGCCGTCTTCGAAGGGGAGCGGATGGAGGAACGCGCCGTTGCCGCCTCTGTCGAGATCATCGCAGACCTTCAAAAACTGCTCAGTGTCTATCCCGAATACAACCTGCATGTTGGCATTGGCGTGGCCTCGGGCGAGGTCGTCATGGGCGCAACCGGCGCGCGGGACCGAATGGATTTCACGGTTCTCGGCTCCACCGTCAACCTGTCGGCCCGTCTTTGCTCAAAAGCGGCCTCGGATCAGGTGCTGGTAGATGAGGCGTCGCAGAACGCGGCTTCCATTTCCGGTCGTTTCCGGTTCGAACCGCTGCCGGCGGTTTCGCTGAAAGGATATGCAGAGCCGGTGCCGGTCTTTGCGGCAAATTTGCGCGTGCCCGTTCGGGCCTGA
- a CDS encoding FecR domain-containing protein — protein sequence MLVSLPVSGPALSQNDPLDVPLVPVEFRPGDTIRTVVDMHLNDPNLWPTVLALNNIASPVDLRPGMRLLLPVGQVRAADAALRTSLTAIQSANAEGAGIFAPVEIGQAIENRDLAVGQRSAGAWRQVVSLADLATEFAGAALELSIAQRDRAAEAIVSDVQGKVEGRAPTEPAWSGRQLDDILVEFERVRTLSASTTQITFRDLSRLRLNPNSNATIQRMRSDPLTGGEVTKVTLANGDFYALLNQLTEKTTFEIDVPGLRTRTNSADFWIKNDDSGARFVNYDSTDLEIAQGTDRIVVGKNEGVVIADGKAARAPVLSGPVLRAPLQGETLYTEAVSLRWEPFPDAKAYWLEVASDPAFNVMKLSQWGVSEPGYAAELPPDRYFWRVAALDQLGLPGAWSTPRGFSIREDNVPPYLALLAPSQQAVLSKPDVLVLGATEANTRLLLNGEPLEASSDGTFEKRLSLEPGKAVLSVTAVDPAGNRTTREVTVFYRPTVAVTIALDADLPRIGGALATRAKDVSVSATTNASPGAEVLILGGQDQEVLRTRVLEGGALSFSVPASDPALDYRVEVLSPDGAAEGQLTFAALRDRTPPEIILDAPVPLAVGEDILRLEGHVGDAVSLLVNGDEIPLNAERFAYDVQLVAGRNKIELLAVDAVGNVAVKQLNTVFDTDPPEVLGVEVTRPDGASGAIAIEVQARDESGLRQAAPFVIEVGGREVSGYLRCETLAEMCRGILPPEPGDLLLVEVMIEDYVGNAAFR from the coding sequence TTGTTGGTATCGTTGCCGGTCTCTGGCCCTGCCCTGTCGCAGAATGACCCGCTGGATGTGCCACTCGTGCCGGTCGAATTCCGGCCCGGTGATACCATTCGTACCGTGGTCGACATGCATCTCAACGATCCGAATCTTTGGCCGACCGTACTGGCGTTGAACAACATCGCTTCGCCCGTGGATCTGCGGCCCGGGATGCGCTTGCTGCTGCCCGTAGGGCAGGTGCGTGCGGCGGACGCAGCGCTTCGGACGTCCTTGACGGCAATTCAATCGGCCAATGCCGAGGGTGCAGGCATCTTTGCGCCGGTCGAGATCGGACAGGCCATTGAAAACCGTGATCTAGCGGTCGGTCAGCGCAGTGCCGGAGCCTGGCGCCAGGTTGTAAGCCTTGCCGATCTGGCCACCGAATTTGCCGGGGCCGCGCTTGAACTCTCCATCGCCCAGCGAGACCGGGCCGCTGAGGCTATCGTGTCTGATGTGCAGGGCAAGGTAGAAGGTCGGGCGCCCACGGAGCCGGCCTGGTCAGGGCGGCAGTTGGACGACATCCTCGTCGAGTTCGAGCGCGTGCGCACGCTTTCAGCCAGTACCACGCAGATCACCTTTCGTGACCTCAGTCGCCTGCGTCTCAATCCCAATTCCAACGCAACGATACAGCGCATGCGCTCGGATCCTTTGACGGGCGGCGAAGTGACCAAGGTGACCCTTGCAAACGGGGATTTCTACGCCCTTCTCAACCAACTCACCGAGAAGACCACATTCGAAATCGATGTTCCCGGGCTGCGGACCCGGACCAATTCGGCCGATTTCTGGATCAAGAACGACGACAGCGGCGCACGCTTCGTGAATTACGACAGCACCGATCTTGAGATCGCTCAAGGCACGGACCGCATCGTGGTTGGAAAGAACGAGGGTGTGGTCATCGCGGACGGAAAGGCAGCGCGTGCACCTGTTCTGAGCGGACCTGTTTTACGCGCGCCTTTGCAGGGAGAAACCCTCTACACCGAGGCTGTCTCGCTCCGGTGGGAGCCTTTCCCCGATGCCAAGGCCTATTGGCTTGAGGTGGCCAGCGATCCGGCCTTCAACGTCATGAAGCTGTCGCAATGGGGCGTGAGCGAGCCTGGCTATGCCGCCGAGTTGCCTCCTGACCGGTACTTCTGGCGCGTGGCCGCGTTGGATCAACTCGGCTTGCCCGGCGCTTGGAGCACGCCACGGGGGTTTTCAATTCGTGAGGACAATGTGCCGCCCTATCTGGCCCTGCTCGCGCCGTCACAGCAGGCTGTCCTGTCAAAGCCCGATGTGCTGGTGCTGGGCGCAACAGAGGCCAATACGCGCCTTCTTCTGAACGGTGAGCCGCTCGAAGCGTCCAGCGACGGCACGTTCGAAAAACGGTTATCATTGGAGCCGGGAAAGGCGGTTCTTTCCGTCACAGCCGTTGATCCTGCAGGAAACCGCACCACGCGGGAGGTCACTGTCTTCTACAGACCGACTGTGGCTGTCACCATCGCTTTGGATGCCGATTTGCCGCGTATTGGCGGTGCGCTCGCCACCCGTGCGAAAGACGTGTCGGTCAGTGCGACAACGAATGCATCGCCAGGGGCGGAGGTGCTTATTCTGGGCGGGCAGGACCAGGAGGTCTTGCGGACAAGGGTTCTTGAGGGTGGCGCCCTGTCGTTCTCGGTTCCGGCATCTGACCCTGCGCTGGACTATAGGGTCGAAGTGCTTTCGCCTGACGGAGCCGCGGAAGGACAGCTGACTTTTGCGGCGCTCCGGGATCGGACCCCGCCGGAGATTATCTTGGATGCACCGGTCCCGCTCGCGGTCGGCGAAGACATCTTGCGGCTCGAGGGTCATGTCGGTGATGCGGTGTCTCTGTTGGTCAACGGTGATGAGATACCACTGAACGCAGAGCGCTTTGCCTATGATGTTCAGCTTGTGGCCGGACGCAACAAGATCGAGCTGCTGGCCGTGGACGCGGTTGGCAACGTGGCCGTCAAACAGCTCAACACAGTTTTTGACACAGACCCACCTGAAGTCCTTGGTGTGGAGGTGACACGCCCTGACGGCGCCAGCGGGGCAATCGCAATCGAGGTACAGGCGCGGGACGAATCCGGGCTGAGGCAGGCTGCCCCTTTTGTGATCGAAGTCGGTGGTCGTGAAGTCTCGGGGTATTTGCGATGTGAAACCTTGGCTGAAATGTGCCGGGGGATTTTGCCTCCTGAGCCGGGTGATCTGCTTTTGGTGGAAGTCATGATTGAGGACTACGTGGGAAATGCGGCTTTCCGCTGA